A genome region from Crossiella equi includes the following:
- a CDS encoding ATP-binding protein has product MELWDRAEEVALLAEEAERARTGQLRVVVVEGPAGIGRTSLVERFTASPAAAGLTVLRARGTELERRFAFGVVRQLFSPLLFRLSDEDLAAVLAGGAEPARQVLADPGAPAVAPEHAPFAVLHGLHRLAANLCRRGPLLLVLDDADLADAPSLRWLRYVRTRLARSPVLLVLTRRTGGVAGDVLGGLVREPDCVHLRPRLLSPAGVAGLVAAALPVPPTPEFTRACHELSGGNPAAVRALLAAADGSQDPRALPAGAVFAHVLARLPAPAVAYARALSVLGDVDTAEQPTRLTGLTGAEGRVAEDQLTQAGLLMCDPLPRWRHPAVREAVYRELAEPERARLHHAAATLLHDAGAPLEQVCAHLLRTPPAADAWVVATLCAAAAQANRRGAPDGAAEYLRRALAEPPGPELRVAVEAGLGMAESFSQPAAAIDRLYAVSGEITDPALRTAVAETLSDALGRENRAPEMMAVLARAAADLAEVAPDRADQLTGRRLIVSVSERTGPRGARRPPEPVDAETPGRRCVFNGLAFAAGMGGAPAPEVARLARLAAPRTTAELTSAIASTVCLLLGWTEDLAGAVDLCERAMAESRRTHALIPLALQLSHRAQLAQFTGRLTEALALAESSVELLPLEQWGYLATVPLSTQAELLLALDRPAQARSRLLSNGLASLSDNGFGSLFHRTARARVRMACGEPEEGLADLLAAGEVLRERGYDNPVMLPWRVAAVEALLAQGDRAQATALAAESTAAARRWGTPRALGVALRLTALTTGDLTAARESVALLSGLEAPLELAASRHTLGRLHAEAGEVRPARTALRHCLEEAERRGAARLAGLAREDLIATGARPKPSAAALSPGERRVAELAASGLANRQIAETLHLTLRTVETHLSATYRKLGLANRAALREHFRPET; this is encoded by the coding sequence ATGGAACTGTGGGACCGCGCTGAGGAGGTCGCGCTGCTCGCCGAGGAGGCCGAGCGGGCGCGGACGGGGCAGCTGCGCGTGGTCGTGGTCGAGGGACCGGCCGGGATCGGGCGCACCAGCCTGGTGGAGCGGTTCACCGCGAGCCCGGCCGCGGCGGGCCTGACCGTGCTGCGCGCCCGGGGCACCGAGCTGGAGCGGCGGTTCGCCTTCGGGGTGGTGCGGCAGCTGTTCAGCCCGCTGCTGTTCCGTCTGTCCGATGAGGACCTGGCCGCGGTGCTCGCCGGGGGCGCCGAGCCCGCGCGGCAGGTGCTGGCCGACCCCGGGGCGCCCGCGGTCGCGCCGGAGCACGCGCCCTTCGCCGTGCTGCACGGCCTGCACCGGCTGGCCGCGAACCTGTGCCGCCGCGGCCCGCTGCTGCTGGTGCTCGACGACGCCGACCTCGCCGACGCGCCCTCGCTGCGCTGGCTGCGGTACGTGCGCACCCGGCTCGCCCGCTCCCCCGTGCTGCTCGTGCTCACCCGGCGCACCGGCGGGGTGGCCGGGGACGTGCTCGGCGGGCTGGTGCGCGAACCGGACTGCGTGCACCTGCGCCCCCGGCTGCTGTCCCCGGCCGGGGTGGCCGGGCTGGTCGCGGCCGCGCTGCCGGTACCGCCGACACCGGAGTTCACCCGCGCCTGCCACGAGCTCAGCGGCGGCAACCCGGCGGCGGTGCGCGCGCTGCTGGCCGCGGCCGACGGGTCCCAGGACCCGCGCGCGCTGCCCGCCGGGGCGGTGTTCGCGCACGTGCTGGCCCGGCTGCCCGCCCCGGCGGTGGCCTACGCGCGGGCGCTGAGCGTGCTCGGGGACGTGGACACCGCCGAGCAGCCCACCCGCCTGACCGGGCTGACCGGGGCCGAGGGCCGGGTGGCCGAGGACCAGTTGACCCAGGCCGGGCTGCTGATGTGCGACCCGCTGCCGCGCTGGCGCCACCCGGCCGTGCGCGAGGCGGTGTACCGGGAGCTGGCCGAACCCGAACGCGCCCGGCTGCACCACGCGGCGGCCACCCTGCTGCACGACGCGGGCGCGCCCCTGGAGCAGGTGTGCGCGCACCTGCTGCGCACCCCGCCCGCCGCCGACGCCTGGGTGGTGGCCACGCTGTGCGCGGCGGCGGCGCAGGCAAACCGCCGGGGCGCCCCGGACGGCGCGGCCGAGTACCTGCGCCGGGCCCTGGCCGAACCGCCCGGGCCGGAGCTGCGCGTGGCGGTGGAGGCCGGGCTGGGCATGGCGGAGTCGTTCAGCCAGCCCGCCGCCGCGATCGACCGCCTGTACGCGGTGTCCGGGGAGATCACCGACCCGGCGCTGAGGACCGCGGTCGCGGAGACCCTCTCCGACGCCCTGGGCCGGGAGAACCGCGCCCCGGAGATGATGGCGGTGCTGGCCCGCGCGGCCGCCGACCTGGCCGAGGTGGCCCCGGACCGGGCGGACCAGCTGACCGGCCGCCGCCTGATCGTCTCGGTGAGCGAGCGGACCGGCCCGAGGGGCGCGCGGCGTCCGCCGGAACCGGTGGACGCGGAGACCCCGGGCCGCCGCTGCGTGTTCAACGGCCTGGCCTTCGCCGCCGGGATGGGCGGTGCCCCGGCGCCGGAGGTGGCCCGCCTGGCCCGGCTGGCCGCCCCGCGCACGACGGCCGAGCTGACCAGCGCGATCGCCTCGACGGTGTGCCTGCTGCTGGGGTGGACGGAGGACCTGGCCGGGGCGGTGGACCTGTGCGAGCGGGCCATGGCGGAGTCCCGCCGCACGCACGCCTTGATCCCGCTGGCGTTGCAGCTGTCCCACCGGGCGCAGCTGGCCCAGTTCACCGGCCGCCTGACCGAGGCGCTGGCGCTGGCCGAGTCCTCGGTGGAGCTGCTGCCGCTGGAGCAGTGGGGCTACCTGGCCACGGTCCCGCTGAGCACGCAGGCCGAGCTGCTGCTGGCCCTGGACCGCCCGGCGCAGGCCCGGTCCCGGCTGCTCTCCAACGGCCTGGCGTCCTTGTCCGACAACGGCTTCGGCAGCCTCTTCCACCGCACGGCCCGGGCCCGGGTGCGCATGGCCTGCGGTGAGCCGGAGGAGGGCCTGGCCGACCTGCTGGCCGCGGGTGAGGTGCTGCGCGAACGCGGCTACGACAACCCGGTGATGCTGCCCTGGCGGGTGGCGGCGGTGGAGGCGCTGCTGGCCCAGGGCGACCGGGCACAGGCCACGGCCCTGGCGGCGGAGTCCACGGCGGCGGCCCGCCGCTGGGGCACCCCGCGAGCCCTGGGCGTTGCCTTGCGCCTGACCGCCCTGACCACCGGCGACCTCACCGCGGCCCGCGAGTCGGTGGCCCTGCTGAGCGGCCTGGAAGCCCCGCTGGAACTGGCCGCCAGCCGCCACACCCTGGGCCGCCTGCACGCCGAGGCGGGCGAGGTCCGCCCCGCCCGCACCGCGCTGCGCCACTGCCTGGAGGAGGCCGAACGCCGCGGCGCCGCCCGCCTGGCGGGTCTGGCGCGCGAGGACCTCATCGCCACCGGCGCCCGCCCGAAGCCCAGCGCGGCCGCGCTCAGCCCAGGCGAGCGCCGGGTGGCCGAGCTGGCGGCGTCCGGCCTGGCCAACCGGCAGATCGCGGAGACCCTGCACCTGACGTTGCGCACGGTGGAGACCCACCTCAGCGCCACCTACCGGAAGCTGGGGCTGGCCAACCGGGCCGCGCTGCGCGAGCACTTCCGGCCGGAAACCTAG
- a CDS encoding AAA family ATPase → MTAGLVDREAELAVLARELRASACGRSRLVVVEGPPGIGKTSLVREFRGAAHVLHVRGDELERDYPFGVVRQLLHDPDQLPADVESALHTALASRATTVLVVDDWDAVDEPSRNLLAALDAPPLRVFLRRTPTPPGADAVVLRPGLLTEAGTAALTGPALAPVCHALTGGNPQLLHLLRGALGEAASLDRPTTQRYAAAVVDWLTGLPPALRAAAHTAAVTGEGSGELVAMGLLRADGRWTHPDLRDAVYAGIPRPERATLHRRTAEHLTTTGAPADRIAAHLARLPPAGDERVVAGLRTAAHEAVTRGEPETAAELLRRALEEPPADRLDVLVELGRCEAVTRPAAAIRHLSQALPDLDLARLGEVAGLLGHCLVRETRVDEAVALLDKVAAQLTETDRETALVLRARRLVLAALHERTAARYPAAADLAEGHTGATPGERALLGAVAFSASFTSGPAKELADLASRSLHEDVPLLGDLITTGPLWVLLWAGEHRAAAKASQATLTHARIHGTPLDVGVALSCVAGVSCAEGDLTTAATAAREAMTLLPRGGYPMIVAAGVYAETLVELANPAEALAVLADLDHPHDDSFQYAYLHYARGRGLLAANRPEEALAELLDCGRRHTRLGNRNPAMSDWRGWTVRAHLALGHRQEARTLADEALALANHWHTPHTRGTALRAQALATGGPTALDLLHESTAELRQAGTPLDLARTLLDLAEAQHAAAQTRLARRHSTEALTIAETHGATALATTARDLLATTARPRRRDRTGPPRLTPAEHRVAELAAAGHTNPQIAEALSLTRRTVEGHLTAAYRKLGIPGRAALRDRLG, encoded by the coding sequence GTGACGGCTGGCCTGGTGGACCGCGAGGCGGAGCTCGCCGTGCTGGCGCGGGAGCTGCGGGCCAGCGCGTGCGGGCGGTCCAGGCTGGTGGTGGTCGAGGGGCCGCCGGGGATCGGCAAGACCAGCCTGGTGCGGGAGTTCCGCGGTGCCGCGCACGTCCTGCACGTACGCGGTGACGAGCTGGAACGGGACTACCCGTTCGGTGTGGTCCGCCAGCTGCTGCACGACCCCGACCAGCTCCCGGCGGATGTGGAAAGCGCACTCCACACCGCGCTGGCGAGCCGGGCGACGACGGTGCTGGTCGTGGACGACTGGGACGCCGTGGACGAACCCTCCCGGAACCTCCTGGCCGCCCTCGACGCCCCGCCGCTGCGCGTGTTCCTGCGCCGCACGCCCACCCCGCCCGGCGCGGACGCGGTGGTCCTGCGCCCGGGGCTGCTGACCGAGGCCGGAACCGCCGCCCTGACCGGCCCCGCCCTGGCCCCGGTCTGCCACGCCCTCACCGGTGGCAACCCGCAGCTGCTCCACCTGCTGCGCGGTGCCCTGGGCGAGGCCGCGAGCCTGGACCGCCCCACCACCCAGCGCTACGCGGCCGCGGTGGTGGACTGGCTCACCGGCCTGCCGCCCGCGCTGCGCGCCGCCGCCCACACCGCCGCGGTCACGGGGGAGGGGAGTGGCGAGCTGGTCGCGATGGGCCTGCTCCGCGCCGACGGCCGCTGGACCCACCCGGACCTGCGCGACGCCGTCTACGCGGGCATCCCCCGCCCCGAGCGCGCCACGCTGCACCGCCGTACCGCCGAGCACCTCACCACAACCGGCGCACCCGCCGACCGGATCGCCGCGCACCTGGCCCGCCTGCCTCCGGCCGGTGACGAGCGCGTGGTCGCGGGCCTGCGCACCGCCGCCCACGAGGCCGTGACGCGGGGCGAACCCGAGACGGCCGCCGAGCTGCTCCGCCGTGCCCTGGAGGAACCCCCGGCGGATCGCCTGGACGTACTGGTGGAGCTGGGCCGCTGCGAGGCCGTCACCCGCCCGGCCGCCGCGATCCGGCACCTCTCCCAGGCCCTGCCGGACCTCGACCTCGCGCGCCTGGGCGAGGTCGCCGGACTGCTGGGGCACTGCCTGGTCCGCGAGACCCGGGTGGACGAGGCGGTCGCCCTGCTGGACAAGGTGGCCGCCCAGCTCACCGAGACCGACCGCGAGACCGCCCTGGTCCTGCGCGCCCGCCGCCTGGTCCTGGCCGCCCTGCACGAACGCACGGCAGCGCGCTACCCCGCCGCGGCCGACCTCGCCGAGGGCCACACCGGCGCGACCCCCGGTGAACGGGCCCTGCTGGGCGCGGTGGCCTTCAGCGCGTCGTTCACCAGTGGCCCGGCCAAGGAGCTCGCCGACCTGGCCAGCCGAAGCCTGCACGAGGACGTCCCCCTGCTGGGCGACCTGATCACCACCGGCCCCCTGTGGGTGCTGCTGTGGGCGGGCGAGCACAGGGCCGCGGCGAAGGCGAGCCAGGCGACCCTGACCCACGCCCGCATCCACGGCACACCCCTGGACGTGGGCGTGGCGCTGTCCTGCGTCGCCGGGGTGTCCTGTGCAGAGGGTGACCTGACAACCGCCGCGACCGCCGCCCGTGAGGCGATGACCCTCCTGCCCCGGGGCGGCTACCCGATGATCGTGGCGGCGGGTGTGTACGCGGAAACCCTGGTGGAACTGGCGAACCCGGCCGAAGCCCTGGCGGTCCTGGCAGACCTGGACCACCCGCACGACGACTCCTTCCAGTACGCCTACCTGCACTACGCCCGGGGCCGGGGCCTGTTGGCCGCGAACCGCCCGGAGGAGGCGCTGGCCGAGCTCCTGGACTGCGGCCGCCGCCACACCCGCCTGGGCAACCGCAACCCGGCGATGTCGGACTGGCGGGGCTGGACCGTCCGAGCCCACCTGGCCCTGGGCCACCGCCAGGAAGCCCGAACCCTGGCCGACGAGGCCCTGGCCCTGGCCAACCACTGGCACACCCCGCACACCCGGGGCACCGCCCTCCGCGCCCAGGCCCTGGCCACCGGCGGCCCGACGGCCCTGGACCTCCTGCACGAGTCGACCGCCGAACTCCGCCAGGCGGGCACCCCCCTGGACCTGGCCCGAACCCTCCTGGACCTGGCCGAGGCCCAGCACGCGGCAGCCCAGACCAGACTGGCCCGCCGCCACAGCACGGAAGCCCTCACGATCGCCGAGACCCACGGCGCGACCGCCCTGGCCACGACGGCCCGGGACCTGCTCGCCACCACGGCCCGGCCTCGTCGGCGCGACCGCACGGGTCCGCCCCGCCTGACCCCGGCCGAGCACCGGGTGGCCGAACTGGCCGCCGCGGGCCACACCAACCCGCAGATCGCCGAGGCCCTGTCCCTGACCCGCCGCACGGTCGAGGGCCACCTCACCGCCGCCTACCGCAAGCTCGGCATCCCGGGCCGGGCGGCGCTGCGCGACCGGCTGGGGTGA